The uncultured Bacteroides sp. genome has a segment encoding these proteins:
- a CDS encoding DUF4906 domain-containing protein gives MYTVKRIKAFLHLSNVRALLTTFTVSLIVCGCTDDGLVSESSLPVDNSAAVISLNVKQQASDQVRTRAFDDSSISNLYILVYNGNGSLIGYKYLSSYTSSIQMDVNSGTNCTIYSIANLGSTPVLNAQTANTESALKAMMCGPVTTLNGVITNERLTMSGSIKGITLLGKGSTNYVNSVGTITISRLVAKNTFTVTAISGITITGYSIKNLPKYEYLVARPNANESFADDIAVGNDALVSERFDVSTTPASSISNLTFYMFENRRGGRAAVNGSTGTSSAQKEKGMYAPNNATYMEIYATGTLTSTDVRARFTSATYRIYFGADNSQNYNVKRNGSYNYNVNITGATDIDTRVTKVSSRSNCYIVPPNRAVIFPVSRANDDGTTRITNVNSGWTAELLWTDNSRGLDPSGLSNIKSVTAQLADGTIKVETGRAEGNAVVVAKVNGIIVWSWHIWVTSYDPNVTNKSYNSKTFMDRNLGAVSNSSQDVGSLGLLYQWGRKDPFPGASGITSLINTAIYGPSNPIFIKVVAPDTQDFKKQPFTLPLNNIDNSIKNPLQFYYTTSTTGGTNKYDWYSTTGEHDDNLWGATGSKSVYDPSPEGWRVPKSGDNSSSPWNGLIINGISFTYGYNWTAIGWYPAVGCRYYKTGDLTGVGLYGVYWSASVNNATDTYSLYLSSTEVRTSNLVVTAKTESTYRSYGFPIRCVKD, from the coding sequence ATGTATACTGTAAAAAGAATTAAAGCGTTTTTGCATTTGTCCAATGTTCGCGCTTTATTAACAACTTTTACTGTTAGTCTGATTGTTTGCGGGTGTACAGATGATGGACTGGTTAGTGAATCATCACTTCCGGTCGATAACAGTGCTGCCGTTATTTCTTTAAATGTAAAACAGCAGGCCTCTGATCAGGTTAGAACCCGCGCTTTCGACGACTCATCTATTTCTAATCTATATATTCTGGTCTATAATGGCAATGGAAGTTTAATTGGCTATAAATATTTAAGTTCATACACGTCGTCAATTCAGATGGATGTTAATAGTGGAACTAACTGTACTATTTATTCAATAGCTAATTTAGGTAGTACTCCCGTTCTGAATGCACAGACTGCTAATACAGAATCTGCGTTAAAAGCAATGATGTGTGGTCCCGTTACTACGTTAAACGGAGTAATTACTAATGAACGATTAACGATGAGTGGAAGCATAAAAGGTATTACTTTATTGGGTAAAGGGAGTACAAATTATGTAAATTCAGTTGGTACCATAACCATTTCACGACTTGTTGCAAAAAACACTTTTACTGTAACTGCTATTTCTGGTATAACTATTACCGGATATTCCATAAAGAATTTACCAAAATATGAATACTTGGTTGCGCGTCCCAATGCAAATGAATCTTTTGCAGATGATATAGCGGTGGGAAACGATGCCCTGGTAAGTGAGAGATTTGATGTTTCTACTACACCAGCTTCTTCTATCAGTAATCTTACTTTTTATATGTTCGAAAATAGGAGAGGGGGGCGTGCTGCTGTTAATGGAAGTACGGGCACATCTTCAGCTCAAAAAGAGAAAGGCATGTATGCTCCTAATAATGCTACTTATATGGAAATTTATGCTACAGGAACTCTGACTTCCACAGATGTGAGGGCTAGATTTACTTCTGCAACTTATCGTATTTATTTTGGTGCAGATAATAGCCAGAATTATAATGTAAAACGAAACGGTAGCTATAATTATAACGTAAATATTACTGGTGCTACTGATATTGATACACGCGTTACAAAGGTATCTTCACGATCGAATTGTTATATTGTACCTCCTAACAGAGCGGTAATATTCCCTGTGTCACGAGCAAATGATGATGGGACTACCCGTATAACAAATGTTAATAGTGGATGGACTGCTGAATTACTTTGGACAGATAATAGCCGTGGTCTGGATCCTTCGGGTTTAAGTAATATTAAATCTGTTACAGCTCAACTTGCAGATGGTACAATAAAGGTAGAAACCGGTAGGGCAGAAGGTAATGCTGTCGTTGTTGCTAAGGTGAATGGTATTATTGTTTGGTCATGGCATATTTGGGTAACTAGTTATGATCCAAATGTTACTAATAAATCTTATAATAGTAAAACTTTTATGGATCGTAATTTGGGTGCAGTTAGCAATTCATCTCAAGATGTTGGTTCTTTGGGACTTTTATACCAATGGGGAAGAAAAGATCCATTTCCTGGTGCCTCTGGCATTACAAGTTTAATAAATACAGCTATTTATGGTCCTAGTAATCCAATATTTATTAAAGTTGTAGCTCCTGATACACAAGATTTTAAAAAACAGCCTTTTACTCTTCCACTAAATAATATAGATAATAGTATTAAAAATCCACTGCAATTTTATTATACAACGAGTACTACTGGTGGAACTAATAAGTACGACTGGTATAGCACTACTGGTGAACATGATGATAATTTATGGGGAGCTACAGGCTCTAAATCTGTCTATGATCCTTCTCCAGAAGGATGGCGTGTACCTAAATCAGGAGATAATTCATCTTCTCCTTGGAATGGATTAATTATAAATGGAATATCATTTACTTATGGGTATAATTGGACAGCTATTGGTTGGTATCCTGCTGTAGGTTGTAGATATTATAAAACAGGTGATCTTACAGGTGTTGGTTTATACGGTGTTTATTGGTCTGCTTCAGTTAATAATGCGACAGATACATATTCACTCTACTTAAGTAGTACAGAAGTAAGAACAAGTAATCTAGTAGTTACAGCTAAAACCGAATCAACTTACCGTTCTTATGGTTTCCCAATTCGTTGCGTAAAAGATTAG
- a CDS encoding T9SS type A sorting domain-containing protein, which produces MKKKHLFGIMFMLLVCFISQITAQKLKRSASINQLVSKDTLFYTDFSSKPGTFTTGDIYSVSTSNANKEKDVNSILFGAGPNGQRINLNAAQSANQYGSAATTYVSASSADDGACVGAFSFLKSGSGAGGGYIILPQVQGPADITVWSCGANTNSTQKYIVYFSTDDGGTWTPQDTCAISTNKLIYKNIYSYSGSGNLKVKITCATGSSSNCNLYIYDVLITKRPSITRISEAGTDNQTITTGQSLSNIVYSWGSIATSASVSWVGTAGSNTPPTGVTVLTDNNAKTLTISGSPTVAGSYGLKVLSTDGTITSDTLSAKINVVTTPIPLMNIISELATQSQTLMTGNTINNIVYKWGGSASTTNISWTGTSDANTPPDGISITKDNSLCTLTISGTPTVAGTYGLSVTSTDGTNTTSPLTASLIVLLPPSIALNSSDNTAAQTVTFSQPISNIVYKWDGSATSANILWSGTSGSSVAPAGIKVSLDNTARTLTISGAPMNMGNYGYSINAIYESVASGAMTGRIVVNSASNMLLSFPGAVGFGSHATGGRGGAVYHVTNLNDSGEGSLRDAVSSSNRIIVFDVSGYISLKSAISAKSNLTIAGQTAPGEGIAIKSGELSFAKSSNVICRHIRIRPGSETGSDGDDALSLYLANNVILDHCSFEFAPWNNIDGVSDNTAVSPVTNITFQSCIIANPTGQQFGAHCESVGSNWTFYKNIFANSHNRNPLAKINDTYANNVLYNCSAGYTTHSGTSFKHDIVNNYFVFGPASTGTDNSWFQVDNNQSIYCSGNMKDKNLDGVLNGAETTPYWYQGGGTVLTSPWTDLTNTIPIYSAASAFRIAASTTGTLPYDQTDSLIINQVKTIGSGTTGYVVGTTGPDSGLYTSQAQTGLDNNGYGIIRSGNKDIDTDNDGMPDYWEKATGSDAKVDDAMQISLDGYTLIEHYINWLADLHAVVNRNSSLDIDLLKYCGGFSSVSPTFTINECTNGAALVLADGHTVRFKSASDFTGLANIKFTVAGNDGTSYSSNISVVVTSISNGSTAITPDLAANISIYPNPTSNILMLKDANASTFEIYNLLGSMLQNGQTAQSGTIQQINVSKLPDGIYILKVLTGSKYSKFRFVKKS; this is translated from the coding sequence ATGAAAAAGAAACACTTATTTGGCATTATGTTTATGTTGTTAGTCTGTTTTATTTCACAGATTACAGCACAAAAACTAAAACGATCAGCTTCGATTAATCAGTTAGTATCCAAAGATACATTATTCTACACCGACTTTAGTTCAAAGCCGGGAACCTTTACAACTGGCGATATTTATTCTGTTTCAACTTCGAATGCAAATAAAGAGAAGGATGTAAATTCCATCTTATTTGGAGCTGGTCCTAATGGTCAACGCATAAATTTAAATGCAGCACAATCAGCAAATCAGTATGGCAGTGCTGCAACAACTTATGTGTCGGCTTCATCGGCAGATGATGGTGCATGTGTGGGTGCATTTAGCTTTTTAAAATCGGGTTCTGGAGCTGGTGGTGGATACATAATCTTACCACAGGTTCAAGGACCTGCTGATATAACAGTTTGGAGTTGTGGGGCAAACACGAATTCTACTCAGAAATATATTGTTTATTTTAGTACAGATGATGGTGGTACATGGACTCCTCAGGATACATGTGCTATTTCAACTAACAAACTCATATATAAGAATATATATTCTTATTCTGGTTCAGGAAATCTTAAAGTTAAAATCACTTGTGCTACTGGTAGTAGTTCAAATTGTAATTTGTATATTTATGATGTTTTAATAACCAAACGTCCATCTATTACCAGGATATCAGAAGCTGGCACTGATAACCAAACTATAACTACGGGGCAATCTCTCTCAAATATTGTTTATTCATGGGGAAGTATAGCAACATCAGCTTCAGTTTCCTGGGTTGGAACGGCTGGTTCAAATACCCCTCCCACAGGAGTTACAGTTTTAACAGATAATAATGCAAAGACTTTAACCATTTCAGGTTCACCAACCGTAGCAGGTTCTTATGGACTTAAGGTGCTTTCAACAGACGGAACAATCACTTCAGATACATTATCGGCAAAGATTAATGTTGTAACAACTCCAATTCCACTGATGAATATTATTTCTGAATTGGCTACTCAGTCACAAACTTTGATGACAGGTAATACTATAAATAACATTGTTTATAAATGGGGTGGTTCTGCCTCCACAACCAATATTAGTTGGACCGGAACCTCTGATGCCAATACACCTCCTGATGGTATCTCAATAACAAAAGACAATTCTTTATGTACATTAACTATTTCAGGAACTCCTACAGTGGCTGGAACATATGGGTTGAGCGTGACTTCAACTGATGGAACTAATACTACATCTCCATTAACTGCGTCATTAATAGTTTTGTTACCTCCATCAATAGCTTTGAATTCTTCAGATAATACAGCTGCTCAAACAGTCACTTTTAGTCAACCAATATCAAATATTGTTTATAAATGGGATGGTTCTGCTACATCTGCTAATATCTTATGGAGTGGAACTTCCGGATCTAGCGTTGCTCCTGCCGGAATTAAGGTTTCACTTGATAATACAGCCCGTACTCTTACAATTTCTGGAGCTCCTATGAATATGGGTAATTACGGTTATAGTATTAATGCAATTTATGAATCAGTAGCGTCAGGCGCAATGACTGGTCGTATTGTAGTTAATTCTGCTTCAAATATGCTTCTTTCATTTCCTGGAGCTGTTGGCTTTGGATCTCATGCTACAGGAGGACGGGGTGGAGCTGTTTATCATGTCACAAACCTCAATGATAGTGGTGAAGGATCTCTTCGTGATGCTGTAAGTTCTTCCAATCGTATAATTGTATTTGATGTAAGTGGTTATATCAGTTTGAAATCTGCTATTTCAGCAAAAAGTAATCTTACTATTGCCGGACAAACAGCCCCAGGTGAAGGTATTGCAATAAAAAGTGGTGAGCTCTCTTTTGCTAAGTCATCAAATGTAATCTGTCGTCACATTCGTATTCGTCCGGGAAGTGAAACCGGGAGTGATGGAGATGATGCCTTGAGTTTGTATCTTGCCAATAATGTGATTCTTGATCATTGTTCTTTTGAGTTTGCACCATGGAACAATATTGATGGAGTAAGTGATAATACAGCTGTTTCACCGGTAACCAATATAACTTTTCAGAGTTGCATTATTGCCAATCCTACAGGACAACAGTTCGGAGCACACTGTGAGTCAGTAGGTAGTAACTGGACATTCTATAAGAATATTTTTGCTAATTCACACAACCGTAATCCATTAGCTAAGATAAATGATACCTATGCAAATAATGTGCTATATAATTGCTCTGCAGGATATACCACACACTCAGGCACAAGTTTTAAACATGATATCGTAAATAATTACTTTGTCTTTGGACCAGCTTCAACAGGAACTGATAATAGCTGGTTCCAGGTTGACAATAACCAAAGTATATATTGTTCAGGTAATATGAAAGACAAGAATCTGGATGGTGTGCTCAATGGAGCAGAGACTACCCCGTATTGGTATCAGGGAGGAGGAACAGTTCTCACTTCTCCGTGGACAGACCTGACAAACACAATTCCCATTTACAGTGCTGCATCAGCTTTTCGTATTGCAGCTTCCACCACCGGAACTCTTCCTTATGACCAAACGGATTCTCTGATCATTAATCAAGTTAAAACTATTGGTTCGGGAACAACAGGATATGTTGTTGGAACAACAGGCCCCGATTCTGGGCTATATACAAGTCAGGCACAGACAGGTCTTGATAATAATGGATATGGTATAATTAGAAGTGGGAATAAAGATATTGATACAGATAATGATGGGATGCCCGACTATTGGGAAAAAGCAACTGGCTCTGATGCTAAAGTGGATGATGCTATGCAAATCTCTCTGGATGGATATACATTGATAGAACATTATATTAATTGGCTGGCCGATTTACACGCTGTAGTTAATCGTAATTCTTCGTTGGATATTGATCTTCTTAAATATTGTGGAGGATTTAGTAGTGTGTCTCCAACTTTTACAATTAATGAGTGTACAAATGGTGCAGCTTTAGTCTTGGCAGATGGGCATACTGTTCGATTTAAATCAGCTTCAGATTTTACAGGTTTGGCTAATATTAAGTTTACTGTAGCAGGCAATGATGGTACTTCATATTCAAGTAACATTTCTGTTGTTGTTACTTCTATTTCTAATGGATCTACAGCCATAACTCCTGACTTGGCTGCTAATATTAGTATCTACCCAAATCCAACATCCAATATTTTAATGTTGAAGGATGCTAATGCCAGTACGTTTGAGATATATAATTTATTGGGTAGCATGCTGCAGAATGGGCAAACAGCTCAGTCTGGAACTATTCAGCAAATTAATGTATCAAAACTGCCTGATGGAATTTACATATTGAAAGTCCTTACCGGAAGTAAATATTCAAAATTCCGTTTTGTTAAAAAGTCGTAG
- a CDS encoding Gfo/Idh/MocA family oxidoreductase: MKQINTALLSFGMSGRVFHAPFINLHKGFHLAGSWERSKKQIQEFYPETHSYDSFEAILNDDSIDLVVVNTPVYSHFEYAAKALKAGKHVVVEKAFTSTVSEAEELKAIALEQNKQIAVFQNRRWDSDFSTVKQVIDSGVLGEINEMEIHFDRFNMNLSPKKHKEEPNPGAGIMRDLGPHVIDQALYLFGMPEAVFADLRVTRPDSTVEDCFDILLYYPSFRVRIKGGYIVKEVLPAYIVHGTKGSFLKSRADVQEADLQKGLTPGAPDWGTEPEEEQGLINYDIDGTSIREMIKTQQGNYLEFYNGVYTALTQNSPMPVTVDDGIRVMQIIEAAFKSSDKKMVIPLSR, from the coding sequence ATGAAACAAATCAACACTGCCCTACTCTCTTTCGGCATGAGCGGAAGAGTGTTTCACGCACCTTTTATAAATTTGCATAAAGGTTTCCACCTTGCTGGTTCATGGGAAAGGAGCAAAAAACAGATTCAGGAGTTTTATCCCGAAACACATTCTTATGATTCTTTTGAAGCTATATTGAATGACGATTCAATTGATTTGGTTGTGGTAAATACACCCGTATATTCTCATTTTGAATATGCGGCAAAAGCATTGAAAGCCGGAAAGCATGTGGTGGTGGAGAAAGCTTTTACATCTACTGTTTCAGAAGCTGAAGAGCTTAAAGCTATTGCTTTGGAACAGAACAAGCAGATTGCAGTTTTCCAGAATAGAAGATGGGACAGTGATTTCAGCACAGTAAAGCAGGTTATTGATAGTGGTGTTCTTGGCGAGATTAATGAAATGGAGATTCATTTCGACCGCTTTAATATGAATTTAAGTCCGAAAAAGCACAAGGAAGAGCCTAATCCCGGAGCTGGAATCATGAGGGATTTAGGACCTCACGTTATTGATCAGGCTTTGTATCTGTTTGGTATGCCGGAAGCTGTCTTTGCCGATTTACGTGTTACACGACCAGATTCGACCGTTGAAGATTGCTTCGATATTCTTCTTTATTACCCCTCTTTCAGAGTCAGGATAAAAGGAGGATATATTGTAAAAGAGGTTCTTCCTGCATACATTGTTCACGGCACAAAAGGCTCTTTCCTGAAATCTCGTGCCGATGTGCAGGAAGCTGATCTGCAGAAAGGACTTACTCCTGGTGCGCCTGACTGGGGAACTGAACCCGAAGAAGAGCAAGGACTTATTAACTACGATATAGATGGAACAAGTATTCGCGAGATGATAAAGACACAGCAAGGTAATTATCTGGAATTTTATAACGGAGTATATACTGCTTTAACGCAAAATTCCCCTATGCCCGTTACGGTAGACGATGGCATAAGGGTAATGCAAATCATTGAAGCTGCTTTCAAGAGCAGTGACAAGAAAATGGTTATTCCTTTATCCAGATAA
- a CDS encoding flavodoxin family protein → MKLSIIYFSKSGHTKEMAEIIANGMKSIPEIEVGIFDLDHIDDDFLAESKAVVFGSPTYYANTCWQIKKWFDESRNYKLEGKIGAVFATADYAQGGADTAILTIINHLMVKGMLVYSGGSALGQPFIHLGAVALKENFEQSKPMFEVFGQRIATKATELFASSKI, encoded by the coding sequence ATGAAACTATCAATTATATATTTCAGCAAAAGTGGTCATACAAAAGAGATGGCAGAGATCATCGCGAACGGAATGAAAAGCATCCCTGAAATTGAAGTAGGAATTTTCGATTTAGATCATATTGATGATGATTTTCTGGCAGAAAGTAAAGCCGTGGTATTTGGCTCACCAACCTACTACGCTAATACCTGCTGGCAGATAAAGAAATGGTTCGATGAATCAAGGAACTACAAACTGGAAGGAAAGATTGGTGCTGTTTTTGCTACAGCTGATTATGCTCAGGGTGGTGCAGATACGGCTATTCTTACTATTATAAACCATTTAATGGTGAAAGGTATGCTGGTATATTCGGGCGGTTCGGCACTGGGACAGCCATTTATTCACCTTGGTGCTGTAGCTCTGAAAGAAAATTTTGAGCAGAGCAAGCCGATGTTCGAGGTATTTGGACAGCGTATCGCAACCAAAGCCACAGAACTGTTTGCTTCTTCTAAAATATAA
- a CDS encoding DUF2027 domain-containing protein has product MKIGDKVRFLSEVGGGIVTGFARNEQVIVESEDGFEVPMLIRECVVIETDDYNLRRKPADTSRSGSKEAKPEAKITAPQIISPPVETREGEALNVFLAYVPVDSRAISTTPFEAYLVNDSNYYIYYNYLNAEGKAWNSRSHGLIEPNTKLFLEEFTKDSLNELEHVAVQLIAFKDSKTFILKPAVSVELRIDTVKFYKLHTFRESVFFEDPSLVYDIVKDNQPAKQMYVSAQEIEEALLAKKNVDRPAATPIVKKVIKNEVIEIDLHINELLDDTSNMSHKEILDYQLGKFREILEENKNKKGQKIVFIHGKGDGVLRKALLEELKYKYKTYQSQDASFKEYGFGATMVTIK; this is encoded by the coding sequence ATTAAAATAGGTGATAAAGTGCGCTTCCTGAGTGAAGTAGGAGGCGGAATTGTGACAGGATTTGCAAGGAATGAACAAGTAATAGTAGAGAGTGAAGATGGGTTTGAAGTGCCAATGCTTATACGTGAATGTGTAGTTATTGAAACGGACGATTACAATTTAAGAAGAAAGCCCGCTGATACATCTAGGTCTGGTTCAAAAGAAGCTAAACCAGAAGCAAAGATTACTGCTCCGCAAATCATTTCCCCCCCAGTGGAAACCCGCGAAGGTGAAGCTTTGAATGTTTTTCTGGCATACGTTCCGGTTGATTCCAGGGCTATCTCCACTACTCCTTTCGAGGCTTATCTGGTAAACGATAGTAATTATTATATCTATTACAATTATCTCAATGCAGAAGGAAAAGCATGGAACAGTCGTTCACACGGATTGATTGAACCAAACACCAAACTATTCCTGGAAGAGTTTACCAAAGACTCATTGAATGAGCTTGAACATGTAGCTGTGCAACTAATAGCATTCAAAGATTCCAAAACATTTATCCTGAAACCGGCAGTAAGCGTGGAACTTCGTATTGACACTGTTAAGTTTTACAAGCTTCACACCTTCCGTGAATCAGTCTTTTTTGAAGATCCATCCTTGGTATACGATATTGTAAAAGACAATCAGCCGGCAAAGCAAATGTATGTTTCCGCACAGGAAATAGAAGAAGCCTTGCTTGCTAAAAAGAATGTGGACAGACCAGCTGCAACTCCCATTGTAAAAAAGGTAATAAAGAACGAAGTCATTGAAATAGACCTACATATCAATGAGTTACTGGATGACACCAGCAATATGAGTCATAAAGAAATTCTTGATTACCAGCTAGGCAAGTTCCGTGAGATTCTGGAAGAAAACAAAAACAAGAAAGGTCAAAAGATTGTCTTCATCCACGGAAAAGGTGACGGCGTATTACGCAAAGCTCTTCTTGAAGAACTGAAGTATAAATACAAAACTTACCAAAGTCAGGACGCTTCTTTTAAGGAGTATGGTTTTGGAGCTACTATGGTTACTATAAAATAA
- a CDS encoding S-adenosylmethionine:tRNA ribosyltransferase-isomerase, whose product MMEETKHIKISEFNYPLPDERIAKFPLPVRDQSKLLVYKHGEISETIFTSLPELIPAGSLMIFNNTKVIQARLHFRKETGALIEVFCLEPIAPNDYVLSFQQTEKCSWLCMVGNLKKWKEGDLCREITVKGVQIILKAIRGECRGTSHWIDFTWNNKEVTFSEILEVVGELPIPPYLNRETQESDKETYQTVYSKIDGSVAAPTAGLHFTERVMQDMENHGVELEELTLHVGAGTFRPVKSEEIADHEMHTEFISVNRKTIERLIAYQGRAVAVGTTSVRTLESLYQMGVTLSQNPNAGEEELHVKQWQPYKHLSELTAVEALQQIIAYMDRHNINTLHSSTQIIIAPGYEYRIVKAMVTNFHQPQSTLLLLVSAFVQGNWKKIYDYALSHDFRFLSYGDSSLLIP is encoded by the coding sequence ATGATGGAAGAAACAAAACATATTAAGATAAGTGAGTTCAATTATCCGCTGCCGGATGAACGTATTGCCAAGTTTCCACTTCCTGTGAGAGATCAGTCGAAGTTATTGGTATATAAACATGGAGAGATAAGTGAAACTATTTTTACTTCTCTTCCGGAACTGATTCCGGCGGGAAGTTTGATGATATTTAATAATACGAAGGTGATTCAGGCTCGTCTGCACTTCCGAAAGGAGACTGGTGCGCTGATTGAAGTTTTTTGTCTGGAACCTATTGCTCCGAATGATTATGTGCTTTCTTTTCAGCAGACTGAGAAGTGCAGCTGGCTTTGCATGGTTGGTAATCTGAAGAAATGGAAAGAGGGCGATCTTTGTCGTGAAATTACCGTGAAAGGTGTGCAGATTATCTTAAAGGCTATTCGTGGAGAGTGTAGAGGAACAAGTCATTGGATTGATTTTACATGGAACAATAAAGAGGTTACTTTCTCTGAAATATTAGAGGTGGTAGGTGAACTACCTATTCCTCCGTATCTGAACAGAGAAACTCAGGAGAGTGATAAGGAGACTTACCAAACTGTATATTCTAAGATTGATGGTTCTGTTGCAGCTCCTACTGCCGGACTTCATTTTACCGAAAGGGTAATGCAGGATATGGAAAATCATGGCGTGGAGCTGGAAGAGCTTACTTTGCATGTGGGTGCCGGTACATTTCGTCCGGTGAAGAGTGAGGAGATTGCTGATCACGAAATGCATACGGAGTTTATTTCCGTGAACCGGAAAACGATAGAAAGGCTTATTGCTTATCAAGGTAGGGCTGTGGCTGTTGGTACTACTTCGGTTCGCACGCTGGAAAGTCTTTATCAGATGGGTGTTACATTGAGCCAGAACCCCAATGCCGGTGAAGAGGAACTTCATGTGAAACAATGGCAGCCGTATAAACATCTTTCTGAGTTGACAGCTGTTGAGGCTCTTCAGCAGATTATTGCTTATATGGATCGCCATAATATAAATACGCTGCATAGCAGTACACAGATAATTATTGCTCCCGGATATGAATATCGTATTGTAAAGGCAATGGTTACTAATTTCCATCAGCCTCAGAGTACTTTGTTGCTGCTTGTTTCCGCATTCGTGCAAGGAAACTGGAAGAAGATATATGATTACGCGCTCAGTCATGATTTCCGTTTCCTGAGTTACGGAGATAGTTCGTTGCTGATTCCTTAA
- a CDS encoding NUDIX domain-containing protein, giving the protein MNKDNSEEMFPLVDELGNITGAASRGECHNGSKLLHPVVHLHVFNDKGELFLQKRPAWKDIQPDKWDTAVGGHVDLGENAEQALKREVREELGITEYDPKFIANYVFESKVEKELVFVYKTTYNGEITPNKDELAGGRFWSIQEIKENIGKDVFTPNFEGEIKRVSLLPGLND; this is encoded by the coding sequence ATGAATAAAGATAATAGTGAAGAGATGTTTCCGTTGGTTGACGAACTGGGGAATATAACCGGTGCTGCCTCAAGAGGGGAGTGCCACAATGGAAGTAAGTTGTTGCATCCGGTGGTGCATCTTCATGTATTCAACGATAAAGGCGAATTGTTTCTTCAGAAACGTCCCGCCTGGAAAGATATTCAGCCCGATAAATGGGATACTGCCGTAGGTGGACATGTGGATTTAGGTGAGAATGCCGAGCAAGCACTTAAACGTGAAGTGCGTGAAGAACTTGGTATTACTGAATACGATCCTAAGTTTATTGCCAATTACGTGTTTGAATCTAAAGTTGAGAAAGAGTTAGTTTTTGTTTATAAAACAACATACAATGGTGAGATAACTCCCAATAAGGATGAACTGGCAGGCGGAAGATTCTGGAGCATTCAGGAGATTAAGGAGAATATCGGAAAGGATGTTTTTACTCCCAATTTTGAGGGCGAGATTAAGCGTGTAAGCTTGCTTCCCGGTTTGAATGATTAG
- a CDS encoding GlsB/YeaQ/YmgE family stress response membrane protein: MGIFGGVIIGIIAGYVAGKIMRGGGFGCLVNLILGVIGGVLGSWLFGMLGIYTSGTIGHLVTATVGAIALLWVSSLFSSKRH; the protein is encoded by the coding sequence ATGGGAATATTTGGCGGTGTTATTATTGGTATTATAGCCGGTTATGTGGCTGGCAAGATAATGAGAGGTGGTGGCTTTGGATGTTTGGTAAACCTTATTCTAGGAGTTATAGGTGGTGTATTGGGGAGCTGGCTTTTTGGTATGCTTGGTATCTATACCTCAGGCACCATTGGACATTTGGTTACTGCAACTGTAGGCGCTATAGCTTTGCTTTGGGTTTCTTCCCTTTTTTCTTCAAAAAGGCATTAA